The following are encoded together in the Acidovorax sp. KKS102 genome:
- the ompR gene encoding two-component system response regulator OmpR, whose amino-acid sequence MATTPNRTDKVLVVDDDARIRDLLRRYLTQEGFEVMVAEDGKALNRLLLRETVDIIVLDLMMPGEDGLSICRRLRAANDRTPIIMLTAKGEDVDRIVGLEVGADDYLGKPFNPRELLARIHAVLRRRPAQEAPGAPSGDNEVVTFGPFTFDLGTRALQRNGEELPLTTGEFAMLKALVRHPRQPLSREKLALLARGREFEPFDRSLDVQVSRLRKLVEVDAAAPRYIQTVWGVGYVFVPDGTS is encoded by the coding sequence ATGGCCACAACACCCAATCGCACCGACAAAGTTCTGGTAGTGGACGACGACGCCCGCATCCGCGACCTGCTGCGCCGCTACCTCACCCAAGAGGGTTTTGAAGTCATGGTGGCCGAAGACGGCAAGGCCCTCAACCGCCTGCTGCTGCGCGAAACGGTGGACATCATCGTGCTGGACCTGATGATGCCCGGCGAAGACGGTCTGTCGATCTGCCGCCGCCTGCGCGCCGCCAATGACCGCACCCCCATCATCATGCTCACCGCCAAGGGCGAGGACGTGGACCGCATCGTGGGCCTGGAAGTGGGCGCCGACGATTACCTGGGCAAGCCTTTCAACCCCCGCGAACTGCTGGCCCGCATCCACGCCGTGCTGCGCCGCCGCCCTGCGCAGGAAGCCCCGGGCGCCCCCTCGGGCGACAACGAAGTGGTCACCTTCGGCCCCTTCACCTTCGACCTGGGCACCCGCGCCCTGCAGCGCAATGGCGAAGAGCTGCCCCTGACCACCGGCGAATTCGCCATGCTCAAGGCCCTGGTGCGCCACCCGCGCCAGCCCCTGTCGCGCGAAAAGCTGGCGCTGCTGGCCCGCGGCCGCGAGTTCGAGCCCTTTGACCGCAGCCTGGACGTGCAGGTCTCTCGCCTGCGCAAGCTGGTGGAAGTAGACGCCGCAGCGCCCCGCTACATCCAGACCGTCTGGGGTGTGGGCTACGTGTTCGTACCGGACGGAACGAGCTGA
- a CDS encoding 3-hydroxybutyrate dehydrogenase: protein MLKGKTALVTGSTSGIGLGIAKALARQGANIVLNGFGDVDGPRAEVLAAGEAAGAQVAYHGADMSRVADIEDMMKYSASQFGRVDILVNNAGIQHVANVENFPVERWDSIIAINLTSAFHTSRLALPAMKSANWGRIINVASVHGLVGSAQKSAYVAAKHGIVGLTKVTALENATTGVTCNAICPGWVLTPLVQKQVDAKAAEHGISNEEAKKLLLGEKEPSMQFTKPEELGELAVFFCSPAANNVRGVAWNMDGGWAAQ, encoded by the coding sequence ATGCTGAAAGGCAAAACTGCCCTCGTCACCGGCTCCACCAGCGGCATTGGTCTTGGCATCGCCAAGGCCCTGGCGCGCCAGGGCGCCAACATCGTGCTCAACGGCTTTGGCGATGTGGATGGCCCGCGTGCCGAAGTGCTGGCCGCCGGTGAGGCCGCAGGGGCCCAGGTGGCGTACCACGGCGCGGACATGAGCCGTGTGGCCGACATCGAAGACATGATGAAGTACAGCGCCAGCCAGTTCGGCCGCGTGGACATCCTGGTCAACAACGCAGGCATCCAGCATGTGGCCAATGTGGAGAACTTCCCCGTTGAGCGCTGGGACTCCATCATCGCCATCAACCTGACCAGCGCCTTCCACACCTCGCGCTTGGCCCTGCCCGCGATGAAGAGCGCCAACTGGGGCCGCATCATCAATGTGGCGTCGGTGCACGGCCTGGTGGGATCGGCCCAGAAGTCCGCCTATGTGGCGGCCAAGCACGGCATCGTGGGCCTGACCAAGGTCACCGCGCTGGAAAACGCCACCACCGGCGTGACCTGCAATGCCATCTGCCCCGGCTGGGTGCTGACGCCACTGGTGCAAAAGCAGGTGGACGCCAAGGCCGCAGAACATGGCATCTCGAACGAAGAGGCCAAGAAGCTGCTGCTGGGCGAAAAGGAGCCTTCCATGCAGTTCACCAAGCCCGAAGAGCTGGGCGAGCTGGCCGTGTTCTTCTGCTCCCCCGCCGCCAATAACGTGCGTGGCGTAGCGTGGAACATGGACGGCGGCTGGGCTGCTCAGTAA
- the earP gene encoding elongation factor P maturation arginine rhamnosyltransferase EarP → MTKPRPLPALQWDVFCRVIDNFGDIGVCWRLVAQLAGLGHRVRLWVDDASALEWMAPAGSPGVEVRPWGAPPPGPHESPPDVMVEAFGCDIAPEFIAYSAISTSTSRQKRPKPVWINLEYLSAEAYVERTHRLPSPILSGPASGWTRWFFYPGFTAGTGGLLREHHLMEQREAFDRSTWRAEHRALFGAGDEAPGTRWVSLFCYEPPALADLLQQCAQRPTQLLVTPGRPAAAVRAALAEPVNSATAPRQHEKRGQLSLSYLPHRPQPEFDEMLWACDFNAVRGEDSLVRALWAGQAFVWHIYPQHDNAHHDKLWAFLDWLQAPESLRRFHATWNGLDAAPLQWPDDDTLAEWTACTHAARARLLTQDNLVAQLLGFVAEKR, encoded by the coding sequence ATGACCAAGCCCCGCCCCCTCCCTGCCCTGCAATGGGATGTGTTCTGCCGCGTGATCGACAACTTTGGCGACATTGGCGTGTGCTGGCGCTTGGTGGCGCAACTTGCAGGCCTGGGGCACCGCGTGCGCTTGTGGGTGGACGATGCCTCGGCGCTGGAATGGATGGCCCCTGCAGGAAGCCCTGGCGTGGAGGTGCGGCCCTGGGGCGCGCCACCACCGGGCCCCCACGAGTCCCCCCCCGATGTGATGGTGGAGGCGTTCGGCTGCGACATCGCTCCTGAATTCATAGCATATAGCGCAATTTCTACTAGCACTTCTAGGCAAAAACGCCCCAAACCGGTCTGGATCAACCTGGAATACCTGTCTGCCGAGGCTTACGTGGAGCGCACCCACCGCTTGCCTTCGCCCATCCTGTCGGGCCCGGCGTCGGGGTGGACGCGCTGGTTTTTCTACCCCGGCTTTACCGCCGGCACCGGCGGCCTGCTGCGCGAGCACCATCTGATGGAGCAGCGCGAGGCGTTTGACCGTAGCACATGGCGTGCAGAGCACCGGGCGCTGTTCGGGGCGGGGGACGAAGCGCCGGGCACGCGCTGGGTGTCGCTGTTCTGTTACGAGCCGCCGGCACTCGCCGACCTGTTGCAGCAGTGCGCGCAGCGGCCCACCCAATTGCTGGTCACGCCCGGCCGCCCGGCCGCCGCAGTGCGGGCTGCCTTGGCCGAACCCGTGAACAGCGCAACGGCACCACGCCAACATGAAAAGCGGGGGCAACTTTCCTTGTCTTACCTGCCCCACCGGCCTCAGCCAGAGTTTGACGAGATGCTGTGGGCCTGCGACTTCAACGCAGTGCGGGGCGAGGACTCCCTGGTGCGCGCGCTGTGGGCGGGCCAGGCCTTTGTGTGGCACATCTATCCGCAGCACGACAACGCCCACCACGACAAGCTCTGGGCGTTTCTGGACTGGCTGCAGGCACCAGAGTCGCTGCGGCGATTCCATGCCACCTGGAACGGGCTGGACGCTGCGCCCCTGCAATGGCCCGATGACGACACCCTGGCCGAGTGGACCGCTTGCACCCACGCAGCCCGTGCGCGCCTGCTGACGCAGGACAACCTTGTAGCGCAACTTTTGGGCTTTGTCGCCGAAAAACGGTAA
- a CDS encoding SIMPL domain-containing protein (The SIMPL domain is named for its presence in mouse protein SIMPL (signalling molecule that associates with mouse pelle-like kinase). Bacterial member BP26, from Brucella, was shown to assemble into a channel-like structure, while YggE from E. coli has been associated with resistance to oxidative stress.) produces the protein MKNTTKLIAASVLIACASAAFAQNTPTPELRNVVQLSATGTVEVQQDLLVLNLATSKEAADAATVQTQLRQALDAALTEAKRNAQPGQLDVRTGPFGLFPRYGKDGKINGWQGRAELVLEGRDFARITATAGKIQTLAISQVAFGLSREARAKVESEAQTQAIEQFKARAAELAKGFGFANYSLREVAVNSNEMSPGPRPRMMAAEAKVASFSDSAVPVEAGKAQVTVNVSGSVQMR, from the coding sequence ATGAAAAACACTACCAAATTGATAGCTGCCAGTGTATTGATTGCCTGCGCTAGCGCCGCTTTTGCTCAAAATACACCCACCCCAGAGCTGCGCAATGTGGTGCAGTTGTCGGCCACAGGCACGGTGGAGGTGCAGCAGGATCTGCTGGTGCTCAACCTCGCTACCAGCAAGGAGGCCGCCGACGCTGCCACCGTTCAGACCCAGCTCAGGCAGGCGTTGGACGCGGCTCTGACGGAGGCCAAGCGCAATGCGCAACCCGGCCAGCTGGACGTGCGCACTGGCCCGTTCGGGTTGTTCCCGCGCTACGGCAAGGACGGCAAGATCAACGGCTGGCAGGGTCGGGCCGAGCTGGTGCTGGAGGGACGTGACTTTGCACGCATCACGGCCACTGCCGGCAAGATCCAGACCCTGGCGATCAGCCAGGTGGCGTTTGGGCTGTCGCGCGAAGCCCGCGCCAAGGTGGAGTCGGAGGCACAGACCCAGGCCATCGAGCAGTTCAAGGCCCGGGCCGCCGAACTGGCCAAGGGCTTTGGGTTTGCCAACTACAGCCTGCGCGAAGTGGCGGTGAACAGCAATGAAATGTCGCCCGGCCCCCGGCCCCGCATGATGGCCGCCGAGGCCAAGGTGGCGTCGTTCTCGGACTCTGCTGTGCCGGTGGAAGCGGGCAAGGCCCAGGTCACGGTGAACGTGTCGGGCTCAGTGCAGATGCGCTGA
- a CDS encoding alpha/beta fold hydrolase: protein MIEPTLNYVLCPGPAAAPETPDRAPAPAQQHRMAYWEWNATGNPAHPHVIVCVHGLSRQGRDFDALARVLSQHARVICPDVVGRGRSDWLADPTGYQIPQYAADMLALLAQLHQQAPITTLDWVGTSMGGLIGMGITGQPGLPLPVPVRRLVLNDVGPVIQWQALQRIGQYLGQPARFASLQQAADAMWAISTSFGPHTPAQWLELSRAMVRELPQSAGGGLALHYDPAIAVPFKTLTREAAVAGEAVLWQLYDHITAQTLLLRGAQSDLLSRETAQAMAQRGPRAQVVEFDGVGHAPTLVAEDQVAAVVDFLLAAEGAVAG, encoded by the coding sequence ATGATTGAACCTACGCTGAACTACGTACTGTGCCCAGGCCCCGCGGCCGCGCCGGAGACTCCAGACCGCGCACCCGCTCCCGCACAGCAGCACCGCATGGCGTACTGGGAGTGGAATGCCACCGGCAACCCGGCGCACCCGCACGTCATCGTCTGCGTGCATGGCCTGTCGCGCCAGGGGCGGGATTTTGATGCGCTGGCCCGTGTGCTGAGCCAGCATGCGCGGGTGATCTGCCCCGACGTGGTGGGCCGGGGCCGCAGCGACTGGCTGGCCGACCCCACGGGCTACCAGATTCCCCAATACGCGGCGGACATGCTGGCATTGCTGGCGCAGTTGCACCAGCAAGCCCCGATCACCACGCTGGACTGGGTGGGCACGAGCATGGGCGGGCTTATCGGCATGGGCATCACCGGCCAGCCGGGCCTGCCTTTGCCGGTGCCTGTGCGCCGGTTGGTGCTGAACGATGTGGGGCCCGTCATCCAGTGGCAGGCGCTGCAGCGCATCGGGCAGTATCTGGGGCAGCCCGCGCGGTTTGCATCGTTGCAGCAGGCGGCCGATGCGATGTGGGCCATCTCCACCAGCTTTGGCCCCCACACGCCCGCCCAGTGGCTGGAGCTGTCACGCGCCATGGTGCGTGAGCTGCCGCAGTCCGCCGGAGGCGGCTTGGCGCTGCACTATGACCCGGCGATTGCCGTGCCTTTCAAGACGCTGACGCGGGAGGCAGCAGTGGCGGGCGAGGCGGTGCTGTGGCAGCTGTATGACCACATCACGGCCCAGACGTTGCTGTTGCGCGGTGCGCAGTCCGACCTGCTCTCGCGCGAGACGGCGCAGGCCATGGCGCAGCGCGGGCCCCGTGCCCAGGTGGTGGAGTTTGACGGTGTGGGCCACGCGCCCACGCTCGTGGCTGAAGACCAGGTCGCCGCAGTTGTGGATTTCTTGCTGGCGGCAGAAGGTGCTGTGGCCGGATGA
- the efp gene encoding elongation factor P, with product MKIAQEIRAGNVIMHGKDPMVVLKTEYARGGRGAATVRMKLKSLIGNFGTEVVFKADDKIDNVILDKKECTYSYFADPMYVCMDTEYNQYEVEAENMGDSLNYLEDGMALEVVFYDGKAISVELPTSIEREITWTEPAVKGDTSGKVLKPAKIATGFEVAVPLFVNQGDKIEIDTRTGEYRKRV from the coding sequence ATGAAAATCGCTCAAGAAATCCGCGCCGGCAACGTCATCATGCACGGCAAGGACCCCATGGTGGTCCTGAAGACCGAATACGCCCGCGGCGGCCGCGGTGCAGCCACCGTGCGCATGAAGCTCAAGAGCCTGATCGGCAACTTCGGCACCGAAGTCGTGTTCAAGGCCGACGACAAGATCGACAACGTGATCCTGGACAAGAAGGAGTGCACCTACTCCTACTTCGCCGACCCCATGTACGTGTGCATGGACACCGAGTACAACCAGTACGAAGTGGAAGCCGAAAACATGGGCGACTCGCTGAACTACCTGGAAGACGGCATGGCGCTGGAAGTGGTGTTCTACGACGGCAAGGCCATCTCCGTGGAACTGCCCACCAGCATCGAACGTGAAATCACCTGGACGGAACCTGCCGTCAAGGGCGACACGTCCGGCAAGGTGCTCAAGCCTGCCAAGATCGCCACCGGCTTCGAAGTGGCCGTGCCCCTGTTCGTGAACCAGGGCGACAAGATCGAAATCGACACGCGTACCGGCGAATACCGCAAGCGCGTCTGA
- the phaR gene encoding polyhydroxyalkanoate synthesis repressor PhaR produces the protein MGFEPEEFVVSEPKSAASKSTQRVIKKYPNRRLYDTDTSTYITLAEVRQLVMDHQNVVVRDAKTGEDLTRSILLQIILEEEAGGAPMFTEAVLANIIRFYGHAMQGFMGAYLEKNVQAFTDVQAKLAEQSQSVTPEMWSQFMSLQSPMLKGMMGNYVEQSQTMLAQMQEQMQKQTEQMLGAFGIKR, from the coding sequence ATGGGTTTTGAGCCCGAGGAGTTCGTTGTGTCCGAACCGAAAAGCGCTGCGTCCAAATCGACCCAGCGTGTCATCAAGAAGTACCCCAACCGCCGTCTGTACGACACAGACACCTCCACCTACATCACGCTGGCCGAGGTGCGCCAGCTGGTGATGGACCACCAGAACGTGGTGGTGCGCGACGCCAAGACGGGCGAAGACCTCACGCGCAGCATCCTGCTGCAGATCATTCTGGAAGAGGAGGCGGGCGGCGCCCCGATGTTCACCGAGGCGGTGTTGGCCAACATCATCCGCTTCTATGGTCATGCCATGCAGGGGTTCATGGGCGCGTATCTGGAGAAGAACGTCCAGGCCTTTACCGATGTGCAGGCCAAGCTGGCTGAGCAGTCGCAAAGCGTGACGCCCGAGATGTGGTCGCAATTCATGAGCCTGCAGTCGCCCATGCTCAAAGGCATGATGGGCAACTACGTCGAGCAATCTCAGACCATGCTGGCCCAGATGCAGGAGCAGATGCAAAAGCAGACGGAGCAGATGCTGGGAGCATTTGGCATCAAGCGCTGA
- a CDS encoding bifunctional (p)ppGpp synthetase/guanosine-3',5'-bis(diphosphate) 3'-pyrophosphohydrolase, producing MKTNPPAPASLTPQTDAVPQLIAATAHTLPEQVNALARARAFAEPLMAGETLDSGENTLAHADAVAAILKGIGGSEAMQAASYLVHACIHLNKPEEVIAKAFGANFAALAVETTKLMRVQQQARAAAPLDDPAVQTENVRKMLLAFSRDLRVVMLRLASRLQTLRFHAASKRPVSPSLARESLQVFAPLANRLGIWQVKWELEDLSFRFLEPDTYKEVARLLDEKRGEREVYMEQLRARLESDLRARSISATVAGRPKHIYSIVKKMRGKSLNFDQVFDIRALRVVVPTVKDCYAALSWVHEQFKPIVEEFDDYIAKPKPNGYQSLHTIVRDDNGKPIEIQIRTQAMHEHAEHGVAAHWAYKEAGAKGYAGVSATGEYDAKIAVLRQLLAWERDLAGALPNRGLFEDRIYVLTPDAAVVELPQGATPVDFAYSVHTSLGHRCRGAKVDGVMVPLNTPLQNGQTVEISTVKEGRPSRDWLNAELGYLTSNRAKAKVRAWFNAQATHETIARGREAVEKLLQREGKTAVKLDDLAVQLGFKSADALFEVVGKDEFSLRNIETVLRPPEPVLQPDDYLLLKKTRTNDSAPKGGVLVVGIDSLMTQLAKCCKPAPPDTIRGFVTRGKGVSVHRADCSNFREMAARNAERVIDVEWGAPKPSASTAVYPVDVAVEAADRQGLLRDISEVFAREKTNVIGVQTQSVKGTAWMTFTVEVSDSGRLNKVLGIVAGVQGVRSARRR from the coding sequence ATGAAAACCAACCCTCCTGCGCCAGCGTCTCTCACCCCCCAGACCGACGCCGTCCCTCAGCTCATCGCCGCCACGGCGCACACCCTGCCGGAGCAGGTGAACGCACTGGCGCGTGCGCGCGCGTTTGCCGAACCGCTGATGGCGGGCGAAACGCTCGACTCCGGCGAGAACACGCTGGCCCACGCCGATGCGGTGGCCGCCATCCTCAAGGGCATTGGCGGCTCTGAAGCCATGCAGGCGGCCAGCTATCTGGTGCATGCCTGCATCCACCTGAACAAGCCCGAAGAAGTGATCGCCAAGGCGTTTGGCGCCAACTTTGCCGCGCTGGCGGTGGAGACCACCAAGCTGATGCGCGTGCAGCAGCAGGCCCGCGCGGCTGCGCCGCTGGACGACCCGGCCGTGCAGACGGAGAACGTGCGCAAGATGCTGCTGGCGTTCTCGCGCGATCTGCGTGTGGTGATGCTGCGGCTGGCCTCGCGCTTGCAGACGCTGCGCTTTCACGCGGCCAGCAAGCGCCCCGTGTCGCCCAGTCTGGCGCGCGAGTCGTTGCAGGTGTTTGCGCCGCTGGCCAACCGCCTGGGCATCTGGCAGGTGAAGTGGGAGCTGGAGGACCTGTCCTTCCGCTTTCTGGAGCCCGACACCTACAAGGAAGTGGCCCGCCTGCTCGACGAAAAGCGCGGCGAGCGTGAGGTCTACATGGAGCAGCTGCGCGCGCGGCTCGAATCCGATTTGCGCGCCCGCAGCATCAGCGCCACCGTCGCGGGCCGCCCCAAGCACATCTACAGCATCGTCAAGAAGATGCGTGGCAAGTCGCTCAACTTCGACCAGGTGTTCGATATCCGCGCGTTGCGGGTGGTGGTGCCCACGGTGAAGGACTGCTACGCCGCCCTGAGCTGGGTACATGAGCAGTTCAAGCCCATCGTGGAGGAGTTTGACGACTACATCGCCAAGCCCAAACCGAACGGCTACCAGTCGCTGCACACCATCGTGCGGGACGACAACGGCAAGCCCATCGAGATCCAGATCCGCACCCAGGCCATGCACGAACACGCCGAGCATGGCGTGGCAGCGCACTGGGCCTATAAGGAGGCCGGTGCCAAAGGCTACGCAGGTGTGTCTGCGACGGGCGAGTACGACGCCAAGATTGCCGTGCTGCGCCAGCTGCTGGCGTGGGAGCGGGACCTGGCGGGCGCGTTGCCCAACCGTGGCCTGTTTGAAGACCGCATCTACGTGCTGACGCCCGATGCGGCCGTGGTGGAGCTGCCTCAGGGCGCCACCCCGGTGGACTTTGCCTACTCCGTGCACACCAGCCTGGGCCACCGTTGCCGGGGGGCCAAGGTCGATGGTGTGATGGTGCCGCTCAACACGCCGCTGCAGAACGGGCAGACGGTGGAAATCTCCACCGTCAAGGAAGGGCGCCCCTCGCGCGACTGGCTCAATGCGGAACTGGGCTATCTCACCAGCAACCGCGCCAAGGCCAAGGTGCGCGCCTGGTTCAACGCCCAGGCCACGCACGAGACCATTGCCCGGGGGCGTGAGGCGGTCGAAAAGCTGTTGCAGCGCGAAGGCAAGACTGCCGTCAAGCTCGACGACCTGGCGGTGCAGCTGGGCTTCAAGTCGGCCGATGCACTGTTCGAAGTGGTGGGCAAGGACGAGTTTTCGCTGCGCAACATCGAAACGGTGCTGCGCCCGCCCGAGCCCGTGCTGCAGCCCGACGACTACCTGCTGCTCAAGAAAACCCGCACCAACGATTCGGCCCCCAAGGGGGGTGTGCTGGTGGTGGGCATTGATTCGTTGATGACGCAACTGGCCAAGTGCTGCAAGCCGGCACCGCCAGATACCATCCGTGGCTTTGTCACGCGCGGCAAGGGGGTGAGCGTGCACCGTGCCGACTGCAGCAACTTCCGCGAGATGGCGGCACGCAATGCCGAACGCGTGATCGATGTGGAATGGGGAGCGCCCAAGCCTTCAGCATCGACCGCTGTCTACCCGGTGGACGTGGCGGTGGAAGCCGCCGACCGCCAGGGCCTGTTGCGCGATATCTCGGAAGTGTTTGCGCGCGAAAAAACCAATGTGATCGGCGTGCAGACCCAGTCAGTCAAAGGCACGGCCTGGATGACCTTCACGGTGGAAGTGTCGGACTCGGGCCGTCTGAACAAGGTGCTGGGCATTGTGGCGGGCGTGCAGGGCGTCCGCTCTGCCCGCCGCCGTTGA
- the rimO gene encoding 30S ribosomal protein S12 methylthiotransferase RimO, translating to MSEAIAPTKTPKVGFVSLGCPKALTDSELILTQLSAEGYETSKTFQGADLVIVNTCGFIDDAVKESLDTIGEALAENGKVIVTGCLGARTGDDGGNMVRQMHPSVLAVTGPHATQEVMDAVHLNLPKPHDPFVDLVPGGFGVAGIKLTPKHYAYLKISEGCNHRCTFCIIPSMRGDLVSRPVGDVLSEAKALFEGGVKELLVISQDTSAYGVDVKYRTGFWDGKPVKTRMLELVQTLGEIAEPYGAWVRLHYVYPYPSVDEVIPLMATGKVLPYLDVPFQHSHPDVLKRMKRPASGERNLERILRWREACPELVIRSTFIAGFPGETEEEFQHLLDFVREAQIDRAGCFAYSDVNGAAANELPGMLPMEVREERRARFMAVAEEVSIAKLQRRVGATMQVLVDHAPAMGKKGGRGRSYADAPEIDGVVHLLPPEKISKQLKVGEFTKARIVGTQGHDLVAVPV from the coding sequence ATGAGCGAAGCAATTGCCCCCACCAAAACACCCAAAGTCGGATTCGTCAGCCTGGGCTGCCCCAAGGCTTTGACTGATTCCGAACTGATCCTCACGCAATTGAGCGCCGAGGGTTACGAAACTTCCAAGACTTTCCAGGGCGCGGACCTGGTCATCGTCAACACCTGCGGCTTCATTGACGATGCCGTGAAAGAAAGCCTGGACACCATTGGTGAAGCCCTGGCCGAGAACGGCAAGGTCATCGTGACGGGCTGCCTGGGCGCCCGCACCGGTGACGATGGCGGCAACATGGTGCGGCAGATGCACCCCAGTGTGCTGGCCGTGACGGGCCCGCATGCGACGCAAGAAGTGATGGACGCCGTCCACCTGAACCTCCCCAAGCCGCACGATCCGTTTGTGGATTTGGTGCCGGGCGGCTTTGGTGTGGCGGGCATCAAGCTCACACCCAAGCACTACGCCTACCTCAAGATCAGCGAGGGCTGCAACCACCGCTGCACCTTCTGCATCATTCCCTCCATGCGTGGCGATCTGGTGTCGCGCCCGGTTGGCGACGTGCTCAGCGAGGCCAAGGCCTTGTTCGAGGGCGGCGTGAAGGAGCTGCTGGTCATCAGCCAAGACACCTCGGCCTATGGCGTGGATGTGAAGTACCGCACCGGCTTCTGGGACGGCAAGCCCGTCAAGACCCGCATGCTGGAGCTGGTGCAGACGCTGGGCGAGATTGCTGAGCCCTACGGCGCCTGGGTGCGCCTGCACTATGTGTACCCGTACCCTAGCGTGGACGAAGTGATCCCGCTCATGGCCACGGGCAAGGTGCTGCCGTATCTGGACGTGCCTTTCCAGCACAGCCACCCCGATGTGCTCAAGCGCATGAAGCGTCCGGCCAGCGGCGAGCGCAATTTGGAGCGCATCCTGCGCTGGCGCGAGGCCTGCCCAGAGCTGGTCATCCGCAGTACCTTCATTGCGGGCTTTCCGGGCGAGACGGAAGAAGAGTTCCAGCACCTGCTCGACTTTGTGCGCGAGGCGCAGATCGACCGTGCCGGCTGTTTTGCTTACAGCGATGTGAACGGCGCCGCTGCCAACGAGCTGCCCGGCATGCTGCCCATGGAAGTGCGCGAAGAGCGCCGCGCCCGCTTCATGGCGGTGGCCGAGGAAGTCTCGATTGCCAAGCTGCAGCGCCGCGTGGGCGCGACCATGCAGGTGCTGGTGGACCATGCGCCTGCCATGGGCAAGAAGGGTGGCCGAGGTCGCAGCTACGCCGATGCGCCCGAGATCGATGGCGTGGTGCACCTGCTGCCGCCCGAAAAGATCAGCAAGCAGCTCAAGGTGGGCGAGTTCACCAAGGCGCGCATCGTCGGTACGCAGGGGCACGACTTGGTCGCTGTGCCGGTGTGA